In one window of Mycobacterium sp. SMC-8 DNA:
- the istB gene encoding IS21-like element helper ATPase IstB gives MTNTTRHTVTDQAAVAAIEQGARMLRLPTIRDRFAEIAAAAEREQQSYLGFLSELMIAECEDRDRRRAQRRIHDAGFPRPKRLDEFSFEANPAINPAVIGTLATCAWVKAGEPLCLIGDSGTGKTHLLIGLGTTAAEAGYRVRYTLASKLVNELVEAADEAHLSKLITRYGRVDLLLIDELGYLQLDRRGAELLFQVLTEREERASVAIASNEPFSAWTKTFTDPRLCAAIVDRLTFAGQIIETGTTSYRLAHARTRRTSTAQ, from the coding sequence ATGACCAACACGACACGTCACACCGTCACCGATCAGGCCGCGGTCGCGGCCATCGAACAAGGTGCCCGGATGTTGCGGCTGCCCACCATCCGTGACCGCTTCGCCGAGATCGCCGCCGCGGCCGAACGTGAACAGCAGTCCTATCTGGGGTTCTTATCGGAGCTGATGATCGCCGAATGCGAGGACCGGGATCGCCGCCGGGCGCAGCGCCGCATTCATGACGCCGGGTTCCCTCGGCCAAAGCGGCTCGACGAGTTCAGCTTTGAGGCCAACCCCGCGATCAACCCCGCAGTCATCGGCACCCTGGCCACCTGCGCCTGGGTCAAAGCCGGGGAACCCTTGTGCTTGATCGGCGACTCCGGGACCGGCAAAACTCACCTGCTGATCGGATTGGGAACCACCGCCGCCGAAGCCGGCTACCGCGTCCGCTACACCCTGGCCAGCAAGCTGGTCAATGAACTCGTCGAGGCCGCCGACGAGGCCCACCTGAGTAAGTTGATCACCCGCTACGGTCGGGTGGATCTGCTGCTCATCGATGAGCTGGGCTATCTGCAATTGGACCGCCGCGGTGCGGAGTTGCTGTTCCAGGTGCTCACCGAGCGCGAGGAACGCGCCTCGGTGGCGATCGCGTCCAACGAGCCGTTCTCCGCGTGGACCAAGACCTTCACCGACCCGCGACTGTGTGCGGCCATCGTCGACCGGTTGACCTTCGCCGGGCAGATCATCGAAACCGGCACCACCTCCTACCGACTCGCCCATGCCCGCACCCGCCGCACCAGCACCGCGCAGTAA
- a CDS encoding DUF3024 domain-containing protein: MALPELDVARVQQWCAARVPEHARHQVRVECDVAARHLTIVERRAPWRADYGPDWTSFPIARLRYTATTNTWTLYWRDRHLKFHRYDMIDPTPHIHDVLTEIDHNPSGIFWG; this comes from the coding sequence ATGGCCCTACCCGAACTCGATGTCGCACGCGTGCAACAGTGGTGCGCGGCCAGAGTGCCCGAACATGCGCGTCACCAAGTCCGCGTCGAATGCGACGTCGCTGCCCGGCACCTGACCATCGTCGAACGACGAGCGCCGTGGCGCGCAGACTACGGTCCGGACTGGACCAGTTTCCCGATCGCACGACTGCGCTACACCGCCACCACCAACACCTGGACCCTGTACTGGCGAGACCGACACCTCAAATTTCACCGCTACGACATGATCGACCCCACACCGCACATCCACGATGTGCTCACCGAAATCGACCACAACCCCTCAGGCATCTTCTGGGGCTAA
- a CDS encoding class I SAM-dependent DNA methyltransferase, producing the protein MIVNIGGTLAPDLITLPELEQYLARAADLLRGSIDQADFKAYIFPLMFFKRISDVYAEEFAESLAESGGDYEFAAFAENHRFAIPDGNAWSDVRNHTENIGSALQTAFREIEKANPETLYGIFGNANWTNKDKLPDRKLADLVEHFSTKTLSNGNVAPDVFGNAYEYLIKRFADQSNKKAGEYYTPRSVVGLLINILDPQEGERIYDPACGTGGMLIEVIEHVKSVGGSPKTLWGKLYGQEKVLATSAIARMNLLLHGVEDFKIIREDTLRNPAFYTGNHLAQFDCVVANPPFSLKNWGEAEWASDKWGRNQLGGVPPKGYADWAWIQHMLTSADPKTGRVAVVLPQGALFRQGAEARIRAHVLMADRIEAVIGLAPNLFYGAGLAACVLILRHDKPASCKGKVLFINGENLMKKGRSQNSLEPEHSQALFEAYQGFADIDGRARVVGLDEIQANEFNLSIPLYVTPAETGEKLTLAEALANLENARARATKTRAALEAELAKWGLSA; encoded by the coding sequence ATGATCGTGAACATAGGGGGTACGTTGGCGCCTGATCTCATTACTCTGCCAGAGCTTGAGCAGTACCTCGCGAGAGCGGCTGATTTGCTGCGCGGGAGTATTGATCAGGCGGACTTCAAGGCCTACATCTTTCCGCTGATGTTCTTCAAGCGGATCAGTGACGTGTACGCAGAGGAGTTCGCGGAGTCCCTCGCCGAGTCCGGGGGAGATTATGAATTCGCGGCGTTCGCCGAGAATCACCGCTTCGCCATCCCCGACGGCAATGCTTGGTCCGACGTGCGTAACCACACCGAGAACATCGGGAGCGCGCTGCAGACCGCGTTCCGAGAAATCGAGAAGGCCAACCCCGAAACGCTGTACGGCATCTTCGGCAACGCGAACTGGACCAATAAGGACAAGCTTCCCGACCGCAAGCTCGCCGACCTAGTCGAACACTTCTCCACGAAGACACTGTCCAACGGGAACGTCGCGCCCGACGTGTTCGGCAACGCCTACGAGTACCTAATCAAGCGGTTCGCCGACCAGTCGAACAAAAAAGCGGGCGAGTACTACACACCGCGTTCGGTGGTCGGCTTGCTGATCAACATCCTTGATCCGCAGGAGGGTGAGAGGATCTACGATCCCGCGTGTGGGACCGGCGGCATGCTGATCGAGGTCATCGAGCACGTGAAGTCGGTCGGCGGCAGTCCTAAAACCTTGTGGGGCAAGCTTTATGGACAAGAGAAGGTGTTGGCGACGTCCGCGATCGCCCGGATGAACCTACTGCTACACGGCGTGGAAGACTTCAAGATCATTCGTGAGGACACCCTGCGCAACCCGGCGTTCTACACCGGGAATCACCTGGCCCAGTTCGACTGCGTCGTCGCCAACCCGCCGTTCTCACTGAAGAACTGGGGCGAGGCCGAGTGGGCGAGCGACAAGTGGGGCCGCAACCAGCTCGGCGGCGTCCCCCCGAAGGGGTACGCCGACTGGGCCTGGATTCAGCACATGCTTACCTCCGCCGACCCCAAAACTGGACGAGTCGCTGTGGTCCTCCCGCAGGGCGCCCTGTTCCGCCAAGGCGCCGAAGCGCGTATCCGAGCCCACGTGCTCATGGCCGATAGAATCGAGGCGGTCATCGGACTTGCCCCGAACCTGTTCTACGGCGCCGGTCTTGCTGCGTGTGTGCTGATCCTTCGCCACGACAAGCCGGCAAGCTGCAAGGGCAAGGTCCTCTTCATCAACGGCGAGAACCTGATGAAGAAGGGCCGCAGCCAGAACAGCCTGGAGCCCGAGCACTCCCAGGCGCTATTCGAGGCATACCAGGGCTTTGCGGATATCGACGGTCGTGCCCGCGTCGTTGGCCTTGATGAGATCCAAGCTAACGAATTCAACCTGAGTATCCCGCTGTACGTCACCCCCGCAGAGACCGGCGAGAAGCTGACACTCGCCGAAGCACTCGCCAACCTCGAAAACGCCCGTGCCCGGGCCACGAAGACTCGCGCGGCACTGGAAGCGGAGCTGGCCAAGTGGGGGTTGAGCGCATGA
- a CDS encoding class I SAM-dependent DNA methyltransferase, producing MTKQISQRELESYLWGAAIVLRGLIDAGDYKQYIFPLVFLKRISDVYDEEHGAALETYGDEEFADLPENHRFAIPDGCHWDDIRSVTENIGVTVLQAMRAIESANPDTLPGVFGDGDWGNKNLLPDPTLADLIEHFSTKTLSIGNLPEDELGNGYEYLIKRFADDSGHTAQEFYTNRTLVHLMTLMLEPQPSESIYDPTCGTGGMLISTVAELKRHGEEWRSVRLYGQEINYGTSAIARMNLFLHGITDGHITHGDTLTRPAFLNTKGALETFDVVLANPPYSIKAWNREAFAKDPYGRNMWGIPPQGRADYAFFQHIAKSLNPTTGRAAILFPHGVLFRREEAVMREALVKSDLVECVLGLGAGLFYNSPMEAVVVTLRANKPAEHSGKVLFINAVNEVAREQAQSFLRDSHQQKILDAYRGFTDIEQFAAVATLDEIAGKGHSLAIPLYVAGAKAAGAGEQAEVVDAVADWRAAAEASDTTTDEVLALLRTAVAV from the coding sequence ATGACAAAGCAGATCAGCCAAAGGGAGCTGGAGTCCTACCTGTGGGGTGCGGCCATCGTGCTGCGAGGCCTCATCGACGCCGGCGACTACAAGCAGTACATCTTCCCGCTCGTCTTCCTGAAACGGATCTCCGACGTCTACGACGAGGAGCACGGCGCCGCGTTGGAGACCTACGGAGACGAGGAATTCGCCGACCTCCCGGAGAACCACCGCTTCGCCATCCCCGACGGCTGCCACTGGGACGACATCCGCTCTGTCACAGAGAACATCGGCGTGACCGTTCTCCAAGCGATGCGGGCGATCGAATCCGCCAACCCGGACACCCTGCCTGGTGTCTTCGGCGACGGGGATTGGGGCAATAAGAACCTCCTGCCCGACCCCACCCTGGCGGACCTGATCGAGCATTTCTCCACCAAAACGTTGTCGATTGGAAACCTGCCCGAGGACGAACTCGGCAACGGCTACGAGTACCTGATCAAGAGATTCGCCGACGACTCCGGCCACACCGCCCAGGAGTTTTACACCAACCGCACGCTCGTGCATCTGATGACCCTCATGCTCGAACCCCAGCCCAGCGAGTCGATATACGATCCGACCTGCGGCACCGGCGGCATGCTCATCTCCACCGTCGCCGAGCTCAAACGCCACGGAGAGGAGTGGCGCAGCGTCCGGCTCTACGGCCAGGAAATCAACTACGGCACCTCGGCGATCGCGCGGATGAACCTGTTCCTGCACGGCATAACCGACGGCCACATCACCCACGGCGACACCCTGACCCGGCCGGCGTTCCTCAACACAAAAGGCGCCCTTGAGACTTTCGATGTCGTGCTCGCCAACCCGCCGTACTCCATCAAGGCCTGGAACCGCGAGGCCTTTGCCAAGGACCCCTACGGCCGCAACATGTGGGGAATTCCGCCGCAGGGCCGCGCCGACTACGCCTTCTTCCAACACATCGCCAAGAGCCTCAATCCCACGACCGGCCGCGCCGCCATCCTCTTCCCCCACGGAGTGCTCTTCCGTCGTGAGGAGGCGGTGATGCGCGAGGCGCTGGTGAAGTCCGACCTTGTCGAGTGCGTCCTCGGCTTGGGCGCGGGCCTGTTCTACAACAGCCCGATGGAAGCCGTCGTCGTCACGCTGCGCGCTAACAAGCCCGCCGAGCATAGCGGCAAGGTGTTGTTCATCAACGCGGTCAACGAGGTAGCGCGAGAGCAGGCGCAGTCGTTCCTTCGCGACAGCCACCAGCAGAAGATTCTCGACGCCTACCGCGGCTTCACCGACATCGAGCAGTTCGCAGCCGTTGCGACGCTGGATGAGATCGCAGGCAAGGGCCACAGCCTCGCGATCCCGCTTTACGTAGCGGGAGCCAAGGCTGCTGGCGCGGGCGAGCAGGCCGAGGTTGTCGATGCCGTCGCAGACTGGCGAGCCGCGGCCGAGGCATCCGACACCACCACGGACGAGGTACTTGCCCTGCTCCGGACGGCGGTGGCGGTGTGA
- a CDS encoding restriction endonuclease subunit S translates to MSLNLDKSAWKRVTFGDVVRNVNETVRNPDEAGIDRIIAMEHMDPGELKISRWGSSEDGTTFTRRMKPGQTLFGKRRAYQRKVAYAEFDAICSGDIYTFEADENQMLGEFLPFLVQSNEFFDHALGTSAGSLSPRTNWRDLADFVFDLPPLDEQKRIAELLWAIELHRRELQDLLQTTLTEFELARLALLTVGPRGAWFAAELHPECVNSWTDDVPHGWTAETIASVGRVRSGATPSRSKQGRYFDGGEIRWVKTLDLNEDLLTETDETITEVAVAETSAKVVPAGTVLVAMYGGFGQIGRTARLGVDAATNQAVSAVLDLRPEVDARFLHEVLKAGRPKWRRVAASSRKDPNITKTDVENFDFPLPPLEEQGEILSHLEVISTLVDALTEESDAVGTVRDSMLAEIFGGN, encoded by the coding sequence GTGAGTCTCAACCTCGACAAGTCGGCCTGGAAGCGAGTCACCTTCGGCGATGTCGTGCGCAACGTCAACGAGACTGTGCGGAATCCCGATGAGGCCGGCATCGACCGGATTATCGCGATGGAGCACATGGACCCAGGTGAGCTGAAGATCAGCCGTTGGGGATCATCCGAGGACGGCACCACTTTCACACGGCGCATGAAACCGGGCCAGACGCTGTTCGGCAAGCGTCGCGCCTACCAGCGGAAGGTCGCCTACGCCGAGTTCGACGCCATCTGCTCCGGCGACATCTACACCTTCGAGGCCGACGAGAACCAGATGCTCGGCGAATTTCTGCCGTTCCTCGTCCAGTCGAACGAGTTTTTCGACCACGCCCTGGGCACGTCAGCCGGCTCCCTGTCGCCCCGTACCAACTGGCGCGACCTCGCCGACTTCGTGTTCGATCTCCCACCCCTCGACGAGCAGAAACGCATCGCTGAACTTCTATGGGCCATCGAGCTCCATCGTCGCGAGTTGCAGGACCTCCTTCAAACCACGCTGACGGAGTTTGAATTGGCGCGTCTCGCGCTTCTTACTGTCGGCCCGCGAGGCGCATGGTTCGCTGCCGAGCTCCACCCGGAATGTGTGAACTCGTGGACTGACGACGTTCCCCACGGATGGACGGCTGAGACTATTGCGTCGGTTGGGCGAGTGCGCTCAGGGGCCACCCCGAGTCGGTCAAAGCAAGGAAGGTATTTCGATGGCGGTGAGATTCGATGGGTCAAGACTCTCGACCTGAACGAGGATCTGCTAACGGAAACCGATGAAACGATCACCGAAGTCGCGGTAGCCGAGACGTCCGCAAAAGTTGTTCCTGCCGGCACCGTGCTTGTGGCCATGTACGGAGGGTTCGGCCAGATCGGTCGAACCGCAAGACTTGGCGTCGACGCTGCAACGAATCAAGCTGTCAGTGCAGTACTCGATTTGCGGCCTGAAGTAGACGCTCGATTCTTGCACGAAGTTCTGAAGGCTGGTCGACCCAAATGGCGCAGGGTAGCAGCGAGTTCTCGAAAGGACCCGAATATCACAAAGACGGACGTCGAGAACTTCGATTTCCCGTTGCCGCCGTTAGAGGAACAGGGGGAAATCCTGTCCCACCTCGAAGTGATCTCGACGCTAGTAGACGCGTTGACGGAAGAATCTGACGCTGTCGGCACGGTTCGGGACTCGATGCTTGCCGAGATATTCGGGGGCAACTGA
- a CDS encoding type I restriction endonuclease subunit R, producing the protein MAQFNEANSVRDFVRDLVQSTDIPFVPGNELPRRTDEALLEGAAKAALIRLNPEIEADPRKADEVIHTLRAILISARTTPHPVVANEEFMAWLTGHKSMPFGPNGEHTTVRLIDLDHPDEDSSNQWAISTEVTFQIGRVNKRFDLVLWCNGFPLVVGEAKTPIRAAYSWIDGAAQVHDDYEASVPQFFVPNVFSFATEGKDFRYGTVGMPVELWGPWREEETDPNAPAKVGLEVVKDAVNGVLKPAAVLDFLRFFTIYATDSKHRKIKVIARFQQFQATNLIVKRVLHGKTKQGLIWHFQGSGKSLLMVFTALKLRAMAELTNPTILIVVDRIDLDTQITGTFNASDVPGLVSTDSRKELQTLLSQGARRIIITTIHKFGETDGVLDDRHNIIAMVDEAHRSQEGDYGQKMREALPNAFLFGLTGTPINKRDRNTFMWFGSPEDEGGYLSRYTFQDSIRDGATLPLHFEPRLSEIHLDREKIDAAFEELATERNLTEGEKITLSKKAASIEVLIKAPDRIRHIAADVVEHFTTKVSPEGFKAQLVAYDKASCVAYKEAIDTMLPDEASTIVMSKSRTDPAAWAKWTPGAEELEQVVARFNDPTDPLRIIIVTAKLLTGFDAPILQTQYLDKPLKEHTLLQAITRTNRVYPPNKTHGLIVDYLGIFDDVAKSLAFDEAAIQKVVSNIEELKDQLAPAMAAAVAFFPGVDRSVGGYEGLIQAQAAIADEATKDAFGLAYSVVSQLWEALSPDPMLKAFRDDYRWLTDVYESVRPADITGRLVWHALGAKTIELINESIQVEIPEGDETIVLDAPTIEDLMTGKRKDIPIKEIEKQITARIARHLNNPVFIELGQRLNALREKYSGIQQSSLDFLRELLELAKDAVAAEKAVAEIAPEEQGKAALTELFEALKTDETPIIVENIVNRIDEVVRGVRFVGWQSTIRGDQEVRQALRKTLYVQFKIRDNDVFEKALGYVREYY; encoded by the coding sequence ATGGCTCAGTTCAACGAGGCGAACTCCGTCCGGGATTTCGTCCGCGACCTGGTGCAGTCCACCGACATCCCGTTCGTGCCCGGCAACGAGTTGCCGCGACGCACCGACGAGGCGCTGTTGGAGGGCGCGGCCAAGGCGGCACTGATCCGGTTGAACCCCGAGATCGAAGCTGACCCGCGTAAGGCAGATGAGGTCATCCACACGTTGCGGGCGATCCTCATCTCGGCGCGCACGACTCCGCATCCGGTCGTCGCCAACGAGGAGTTCATGGCGTGGCTGACCGGGCACAAGTCGATGCCGTTCGGTCCCAACGGTGAGCACACAACGGTCCGCCTGATCGACCTCGACCATCCCGATGAAGACTCCTCGAACCAGTGGGCGATCTCGACCGAGGTGACCTTCCAGATCGGGCGGGTCAACAAACGCTTCGATCTGGTGTTGTGGTGCAACGGTTTTCCCCTCGTCGTCGGAGAAGCAAAGACCCCGATCCGGGCGGCGTACTCGTGGATCGACGGAGCAGCGCAGGTGCACGACGACTACGAGGCCAGCGTGCCGCAGTTCTTCGTGCCGAACGTGTTCTCGTTTGCCACCGAGGGGAAGGACTTTCGCTACGGCACGGTCGGGATGCCGGTGGAACTGTGGGGTCCGTGGCGCGAGGAGGAGACGGACCCCAACGCGCCGGCCAAGGTCGGACTCGAGGTCGTCAAGGACGCAGTCAACGGTGTGCTCAAGCCGGCGGCGGTGCTGGACTTCCTGCGGTTCTTCACCATCTATGCGACCGACTCCAAGCACCGCAAGATCAAGGTCATCGCCCGATTCCAGCAGTTCCAAGCGACCAACCTGATCGTGAAGCGCGTACTGCATGGCAAGACCAAGCAGGGACTGATCTGGCACTTTCAGGGCTCAGGCAAGTCACTGCTGATGGTGTTCACCGCGTTGAAGCTCCGGGCGATGGCCGAGCTGACCAACCCGACGATCCTGATCGTCGTCGACCGCATCGACCTCGACACCCAGATCACCGGGACCTTCAACGCCTCCGACGTGCCCGGACTCGTGTCGACGGACTCCCGCAAGGAGCTGCAGACGTTGCTCAGCCAGGGGGCGCGCAGGATCATCATCACGACGATCCACAAGTTCGGTGAAACCGACGGCGTGCTCGACGACCGTCACAACATAATCGCGATGGTCGACGAAGCCCACCGATCCCAAGAAGGCGACTATGGACAAAAGATGCGCGAGGCGCTGCCCAACGCATTCTTGTTCGGCCTGACCGGTACGCCGATCAACAAACGCGACCGCAATACCTTCATGTGGTTCGGCTCTCCAGAAGACGAGGGCGGCTACCTGTCGCGGTATACGTTCCAAGACTCCATCCGCGACGGCGCCACTCTCCCTCTGCATTTCGAGCCGCGCCTGTCTGAGATCCATCTCGACCGGGAGAAGATCGACGCCGCTTTCGAGGAGCTCGCGACCGAACGCAATCTGACCGAGGGCGAGAAGATCACGCTCTCAAAGAAGGCGGCCTCCATCGAGGTGCTCATCAAAGCGCCCGACCGCATCCGCCATATTGCCGCCGACGTAGTCGAGCACTTCACCACCAAGGTCTCGCCCGAAGGCTTCAAGGCACAGCTTGTCGCCTACGACAAAGCGTCATGCGTGGCCTACAAGGAGGCCATCGACACCATGCTTCCGGACGAGGCTTCCACCATCGTCATGTCGAAGTCACGCACCGATCCGGCAGCGTGGGCGAAGTGGACGCCCGGTGCTGAGGAACTGGAACAAGTCGTCGCCCGCTTTAACGACCCGACTGATCCGCTGAGGATCATCATCGTCACCGCGAAGCTGCTCACCGGTTTCGATGCCCCGATCCTGCAGACGCAGTACCTGGACAAGCCGCTCAAGGAGCACACGCTCCTGCAAGCCATCACCCGCACTAACCGCGTCTACCCGCCCAACAAGACCCACGGCCTAATCGTGGACTACCTCGGCATCTTTGACGACGTCGCCAAGTCTCTCGCGTTCGACGAGGCAGCAATCCAGAAGGTCGTCAGCAACATTGAGGAACTGAAGGATCAACTGGCCCCCGCAATGGCGGCCGCTGTCGCATTCTTTCCAGGGGTCGACCGTTCCGTGGGTGGGTACGAAGGGCTGATCCAGGCGCAAGCTGCAATCGCGGATGAAGCCACCAAGGATGCCTTTGGGCTCGCATATAGCGTGGTGTCACAGTTGTGGGAGGCGCTCAGTCCCGATCCGATGCTCAAGGCATTCCGCGACGACTACAGATGGCTCACTGATGTGTATGAGTCGGTACGGCCGGCCGACATCACGGGGAGACTTGTGTGGCACGCGTTGGGTGCCAAGACAATTGAACTGATCAACGAAAGTATTCAGGTTGAGATCCCCGAAGGGGACGAGACCATCGTGCTCGACGCGCCGACGATCGAGGACTTGATGACGGGAAAGCGGAAAGACATCCCGATCAAGGAGATCGAGAAGCAGATCACGGCTCGGATTGCTCGCCATCTCAATAATCCGGTCTTTATCGAGTTAGGGCAGCGCCTGAATGCACTGCGCGAAAAGTACTCGGGCATACAGCAATCCAGCCTAGATTTCCTCCGCGAGCTCTTGGAACTGGCCAAAGATGCAGTCGCGGCAGAGAAGGCTGTAGCTGAAATCGCGCCAGAGGAGCAGGGCAAAGCAGCGCTGACGGAACTTTTTGAAGCGCTTAAGACTGACGAAACCCCGATCATCGTGGAGAACATCGTCAACCGTATCGATGAAGTTGTGCGCGGGGTTCGGTTTGTCGGCTGGCAATCGACCATCCGAGGTGACCAAGAAGTACGCCAAGCCCTGCGTAAGACGCTCTACGTGCAGTTCAAGATTCGGGACAATGACGTGTTTGAGAAGGCACTGGGATACGTGCGTGAGTATTACTGA
- a CDS encoding HIT family protein, with protein sequence MEALLMGSPDGRQAACATCGFALWTPIADLSVSRVGLYDDARFPGRLIVSLNEHVEHFDQADADVMASFIADLQVASVVLRKMGDVDRVNVAILGNKDPHVHAHVIPRRVTDANFGVAPWEDADPHSKLIPGDRITIVDLLRQGFETVVPAHR encoded by the coding sequence GTGGAAGCGTTGTTGATGGGCTCGCCTGACGGGCGGCAAGCAGCATGCGCGACCTGCGGGTTTGCGCTGTGGACTCCGATTGCGGATCTCAGTGTGTCCCGAGTCGGGTTGTATGACGATGCACGATTCCCGGGCCGGCTGATCGTGAGTCTCAATGAGCATGTGGAGCATTTCGACCAAGCTGACGCGGATGTCATGGCTTCATTCATTGCGGATCTGCAGGTGGCATCCGTCGTCCTGCGAAAGATGGGCGATGTGGACCGGGTGAACGTTGCCATCCTGGGCAACAAGGACCCGCACGTGCACGCTCATGTAATTCCGCGCCGCGTCACTGACGCTAACTTTGGGGTCGCCCCATGGGAGGACGCCGATCCGCATTCCAAGCTGATACCGGGCGATCGCATCACGATCGTCGATTTGTTGCGACAGGGATTCGAAACGGTAGTGCCCGCACACCGCTAG
- a CDS encoding nucleotidyltransferase domain-containing protein produces the protein MNLIESISHLGLTGSTPGLTASAARSNELIERMRSGLAGHGADGQLDVVAFGSLARREYTDASDVDYLVIVNAMPDDPAAPRALVQRVNELIAAEADFAKATSKAPGTSGLFGTAAGIFDIVDQVGLEGDTNHTHTRRMEIVQESVSLLDPDLHTQILSRTIRRYLALVEASPDRPPRFLLNDMLRYWRQITIDYQAKAPARGQEPKAVLRYLKLLTTRKNLFASSVLPLIAPRDNAIPWNEYLNEVYALPPLARLATVTQSAPEYVREAVRTVFETIDLFVQRTDSKEKRAQFEAITWESRKDNAGYNEMKEAANRLQDAFENIFMGEWTEVTTKTRRYIVF, from the coding sequence GTGAACCTGATTGAGTCAATCTCGCACCTTGGCCTGACGGGTTCCACACCAGGTTTGACCGCCTCCGCCGCTCGATCGAACGAGCTGATCGAACGCATGCGCAGCGGTCTGGCTGGGCACGGAGCCGACGGCCAACTGGACGTAGTTGCGTTTGGCTCACTGGCTCGTCGCGAGTACACCGACGCAAGCGACGTCGACTATCTGGTAATCGTCAACGCCATGCCCGACGATCCAGCGGCGCCCCGCGCCCTGGTGCAGAGGGTCAACGAGTTAATTGCCGCTGAGGCCGACTTCGCAAAAGCCACATCAAAAGCACCCGGTACCAGTGGGCTCTTCGGCACCGCGGCTGGGATCTTCGATATCGTCGATCAGGTCGGGCTGGAAGGCGACACGAACCACACTCACACCCGCAGAATGGAGATTGTGCAGGAATCGGTGAGCCTGCTCGACCCAGACCTACACACTCAAATTCTAAGCCGCACCATCCGTCGGTATCTCGCCCTCGTCGAGGCATCACCAGATCGCCCTCCACGATTCTTGCTCAATGACATGCTCCGCTACTGGCGGCAGATCACGATCGACTATCAAGCGAAAGCCCCCGCGCGTGGCCAAGAGCCTAAAGCCGTGTTGCGATATCTCAAGCTTCTGACCACCCGAAAGAATCTCTTCGCAAGTTCAGTCCTGCCGTTGATTGCTCCGCGCGACAACGCCATTCCGTGGAACGAATACCTCAACGAGGTCTACGCCCTTCCCCCGCTCGCTCGACTCGCCACCGTGACGCAGTCGGCGCCCGAGTACGTTCGAGAAGCTGTGCGGACGGTTTTCGAGACAATTGATCTCTTTGTGCAGCGCACCGACAGCAAGGAGAAACGGGCTCAGTTCGAGGCCATCACGTGGGAGTCCCGTAAGGACAACGCCGGCTACAACGAGATGAAGGAAGCCGCCAATCGATTACAGGATGCCTTCGAGAACATCTTCATGGGCGAGTGGACGGAGGTAACGACCAAAACACGCCGCTACATCGTCTTCTAG